In the Armatimonadota bacterium genome, CGCGTTGCCGCGGCGGCAGCGCCGCGATCGCGCGGCACACCAGCCGGCCCGTCTCGCGCGCGGCCGCTTCCTCCTCGAGATCGGCCTCCGCCGCGGCCGCCGTCGTGGGACCGTCGTCGTCGAGCAGCGGCGCGCGCGCCACGCGCGCCCGCACGTCCAGGCACAGGTTGACGGTGACGCGGTACAGCCAGGTGGACAGCTTCGACCGGCCGTCGAAGCGCGCCAGCGCCCGGAAGGCGCGGATGAACACCTCCTGGGTGGCGTCCGCGGCGTCTTCGTGGTTGCCCAGCATGCGCCGGGCCAGTCGGTAGACCGCCTCGCGGTACTTGATGACGAGCGCGGTGAACGCGCTCTCCTCACCGCGCCGAAACGCCTCCAGCAGCCGCTCGTCCTCGGCCTGCATCCGCATCCCTCGTCCACTACTGTAACATCCCGCGCCCCCGCCTGCGTTTAGTCCCCGCCCTCGAGGGGACCGCCAGCAGGCGATCGGCGGCCTGCACCAGGGCGGTGGGCCGCGCGCTCAGGCTCGGGCCTCGAGGCGTCAGGATCGGGCGCGGCGACGCGCGCCAGACAGTGTGCTGCGCGCGCTCGGCCTCGGGGCTCGAGGGGCTGCGGCGCACCACCGTCACGTGGTGCACCCCGCGTGGGTGTGGCTCGCAGCCAGCGCCCGGGACGATCGTGGCCCGCGCAGGGCAGCAGGGACGCGTCCATTCGGTCGCGAATTTGTAAGCGTTCCCTGTGTGGATGGTCTGGAGCCTGGCAGGACGCCAGGGACGTGACGCGCGCCAAGGAGGAGGAGCCCATGCCGTTCGAACTGCCCCCGTTGCCGTACCCGTACAACGCCCTCGAGCCGCACATCGACGAGATGACGATGCGGATCCACCACGACAAGCACCACGGGACGTACGT is a window encoding:
- a CDS encoding RNA polymerase sigma factor: MQAEDERLLEAFRRGEESAFTALVIKYREAVYRLARRMLGNHEDAADATQEVFIRAFRALARFDGRSKLSTWLYRVTVNLCLDVRARVARAPLLDDDGPTTAAAAEADLEEEAAARETGRLVCRAIAALPPRQRAMVTLRVYHDLPYQEIARIMGCSEGTVKATMFAALRKLRRALDAQGVRV